DNA sequence from the Colletotrichum destructivum chromosome 9, complete sequence genome:
cgcgcgccgtcgagcacTCGGGCAATGGACGTCTGGATATCTGTGTTTCCAACGCCGGCATCTGCACATTtgccgagttcctcgagcTGACCCCGGACCTCTTCACCAAGACGGTTCGCACCAACCTTGACGGCGCCTTCTACGTCGTCCAGGCCGCTGCTCGCCAGATGAGCCAGCAGTCGCCAGCGGGTGGTAGCATTATCGGAATCTCGTCTATTTCCGCCCTGGTCGGCGGTGGTCAGCAAACCCATTACACTCCCACCAAGGCTGGTGTCCTCAGTCTAATGCAgagcaccgccgtcgccctggGCAAGTACAAGATCCGCTGCAACGCGCTGCTTCCCGGAACCATTAAGACACAGCTCAACGAGGAGGACCTGGCGGATGATGCAAAGCGTGCCTATACGGAGGGCCGCATTCCTCTTGGCCGTACTGGTGTGCCGTCCGACCTCGCCGGACCCGCCGTCTTCCTTGCCTGCGAGTACCTTAGTGGTTACGTGACAGGCGCGCAACTGTTGGTCGACGGTGGCCTCTTCGTCAACCTCCAATAAGCGCCGCTGCCCCTGAAAATTCGCTGTTTGTAATAGAGCCCCTACTTATGCCCCGCCCGAGCAAAAGGGTACGGTACGTACAGTTAAAATGAGAGACGAGGGATGAGGGGTTAGGGATGAGGGAATTAAAGAAGGCGAAAAGGCTACAACACGCAAAAGACTCACTACCGATCCAACATGCGTTgcccgtcaccttcaaggATGAAACGCATCTTCAAGGATGGGGAAATGTCTGATTGATTATGTATTCGTGTGTAGTCGCAATAGGATGGCGTCCACCAGCCATCATTGGTCGGCCGCTTCCTCCGAGATCATGGGCACCTGGGGCATTCTTCAATTTCTTGCTGTAGCGTATCCCATTGTCATTGGTCGTGTTGTCTGCCATTGCCCGAGCAAGTACACCGGGCGAATAGGATCAGGTATTGACAGACGCATCAGGATATGAGCAGGGGGAAGATATCCACTACTCTCTCGTCCGAGTCACCCAAGGAACAAGGTTAGGGCAGGCAAGGCCTAGCATTACAAGGGATGGGGGGTGCACATCCTGTACAGCCCCAGACCCggccgacggtgacggcaTCGCAATGCGACTGGCGAGTAGCGCGCAAGGCGGCAGCGGGACATGACAGTTGTAGCGCCGGGCGGATGCCTGGGTCTTCTGCCACGGCTCGGCGGAGCTGGCCGATGGCGTAGTTGTGCAGCCcgaagagaaaaagaaacggaggaagggggggggggggggggggggggggaaggaacGAGGCAAAGATGAGGCAGAGAAAGCAGAGATGTGCAACCACGATCGTGCTGCAGTGACATGTCGCCCAGACATGTGTGAGGCAGAGGCCGAGTCGGATATAGTGTAGCCTCtttccatcttcttcagATCATGAACCCCGCTACCGGATACAGAAACTGCACGGAGCGCAACCCCACCGCGAAGAAACGCGGAGGGCTGGTACACAAGAAATGAAACCCCCAGATATTAAGAGGGACAGACCACAAAACACGCACATGTGGATGGTCTGGAGATGCGTGGTTCCGTGTTTGTATACTCTGGTTTCTGTGGTTCTGACGGGCCTGTACCACTTCTCGCAATTCCATGTAGATCGGACAGAGAGGCATGTCAGCAAGACCCATTGGTTACCCTATCTAGCCCATCCGTATGTGCCCAGATACAACAGACCGCGAGATGGGGGGGTTTAAGTGTGTGCGGTGGTCTTATCGCGCCAAGGATAACCATGTTTTTCGCTGTCCCAACTCCCAAGTACTTTTTCTTCAAAGCCTTGCTCAATCAAGTGAGACACGCACAGCCATGCAGAGCCGGTGTCAGGTTTCCGTGGGACCGAGGATTTCCGGGCCCGACGCCGTTGAGCGACCGATTGTTTGCCGCTACGTGACTCGTTACATAAGCAGAGAGGTGCCGGGTGTTCCTTCGGTCCGTCTAGCGGAGCCTCTCGGCGAGGCATTCAGCCAGTCACTGCTCTTCATTTGAAACTCCCTTGCCCCTTGTATGGTGTGTTGCCGCAACCCTGAGACCTTCCCGCCCTGACGTCACTGCGGACTCTCCGGGGACATCAAACCCACCAGGGTGGGTTCCACATATCAGACAGGGGCGCGCACACCCCCCAATGGAGCGAGGTTCTTTGACGCATCTCCCACCTCATCTCACCTCATGGCGCAAATGCATTCTCGCATTTGtggaccgccgccgccgtcgtcgctcgCTGCTATCGCTACTTTCTACTTTCTGCTGGCACCATCCCTGTGTCGCTTTGCCGAGTCGCAGGGACTCTTCGATAAGGGGAGGAAGGAGTGGTAGGTTCACACCCAATGGAACCCATTGAGGGGTCCGAGAATGGAGGGGCAGGGAGCTCGCTACGTAGTCTGAATGGCGCTGCTCTATCTGATGCCCCGATGCTCTGATGCTGACGGACGGGTCTAGACTTTGGAAGACCGACAACGAGGAAGTGGCAGTGCCGTCAGCTTCATTCTATCTTATCTGTTCTTTTGACTTGGTAAATTGCCCGGGTACGTCTCTAGGAAATTTGCAACGCAGACTGTCTACGGCGGTACTGATATCAGTTACACAGCAAGTTCAGGGTCCGACGGCTGCGTGACGACGGCTTGCATGTGttcctcgccaaggccgctgCGGAAACAGGGTCGATCGCTGCCGCATCGTCTCGACTGCGGAACCTTTTGCAGCCGCAACGAAGGAACCCAAAAGCCAAGTCTCCACCATGACGGTTGGCGAAATGGAGACCGGATGGATTTTGTTGGTGGCTCGCTGGGTGACCCGCTTATTTTGGCGACATCTACATATGGATCTATCTACGATGTACACTACTGGTCATGCCATACCCATCGCGTACATTGAGGTACAGTACCTCAGGAACGACGCGATGGCGGTGAGATGGAGACTGTGGACCTCAAACGTTCTTCCCGttcgtcttctgcttctgcctcTCCGTCCCACCCTCCCTTTTATGCCCACTGTACCCTGTAGTAGACAATCCGCTTATATCCTGTCCTGTCGGAATCAGAAATTTCTACCAAGTAAGTTCCTTGTGCGCTGGTGGAGCGAGCGCTGCCTTGGATCCAAAAAACTTCTCATGCTACTTCGCCTCCACGGTATCCACGGGCCATGCACGACTCAAGAAACTCATCCCAAAGGTGTCACTGCACCGACTAAGAACCCGCGTTTGCCTGGTTTTTGCGGATACTTCTCTCCAAATAGTACAGGGGAcaaaaggggggagggattgAGCCCGCGCGACTCTGAGAGCGAGCGAAGAGAGTGAGACGTCAGCATCAAATCAAGATGTTCTCATGTCAGGAGTATATAATCCGGTATCCCCCCGTACGGCAGCAGAGTTGTCGCATACTCTTTTGTCCCAGTATTTTATCTCAGCATCATCTGCATCGCTGAAAGCCTCCATCTTTTAAAGATCTGGCTTTTTCCATCAGTCTCCTTCTCTATCTACACATCACTTACACCTAACACACTCCGTAAACCCCCTTTAAATCACAGCTCGGTCTCCCAACCGCCATCGCATCCTCACTCCCAATCGCCCAACATGGCTCCCAACCACCGAGCTTCCTCAACCGGCAGTTTCATCGAAAACATCGTGGCTGCCCGGAAGCAGTTGGATAGCATGGCCTTGAGCACCCCCGACTCTTCGCTTGACGGCTCCGATGGCTCGCCCGGTGGCTCTGCCGGCTCGTCCGCGCTCGGTAGCCCTGCCGGCGCTCTTTCACCCGTCACCCCCACACTTGACGCACCCGTGGCCGACAgcttcgccttcgccttcgaCATCGACGGTGTTCTGATCAGAGGCGGTCGTGCCATCCCCGAGGCTgtcgaggccatgaaggTGCTCAACGGCGAGAACGAATACGGCATTCAGATGTAAGTTGACTTCCCCGGGTGTTCCTGTGGGTTCCTGGGACCCATCGGTCCCACTTGTACCCGATTGCAGTCATGAATCATGGCTGACGTGAACTCTAGTCCGTACATCTTCCTCACCAATGGTGGTGGCAAgacggaagaggagagaTGTGGCGATTTGTCGAAGCAGATGGAAATCGAAATTTCTCCAGCACAATTCATCTGCGGCCATACCCCTATGAGGGAAATGGCCGAACGATTCAACACTGTTCTTGTCGTCGGTGGTGAAGGCGAGAAGTGCCGTCAAGTGGCCGAGGGCTACGGCTTCAAGGATGTCATCACCCCTGGCGACATCATCAAGCATAACTCCGCCACAACACCATTCCGCAAACTCACGCAGGACGAGCTGACCAACTCCCGTGAGCGTGACTTTACCGACGTCACCATTGAAGCCATCTTTGTCTTCGCCGATTCTCGCGACTGGGCCGGCGACATCCAAATCatgctcgacctcgccatgtCCAAGGGCGGTAAGATTGGTACCTTGAGCGACACCCTAGACGAGGGCCCGCCAATCTACTTCTCCCACAACGACATTGTCTGGTCCGCCGCCCACGATAACGTTCGTCTCGGCATGGGTGCGCTTCGCCGCATGCTCGAGGTCATCTTCAAGGACgtcaccaagaagaagggcaagctGCACACCCACGCCTTTGGCAAGCCCCAGGTCAGCACCTTCGAGTTCGCGACGCGACTTTTGCAACAATGGAGACGCCAGCagcacggcctcgacgcaCCGCCCGATACTGTCTACTTTGTTGGCGACACGCCCGAAAGTGACATCCGCGGCACCAACCTCTACAACGAGCATGCCGATAATGAATGGCATAGCATTCTTGTCAAGACTGGCGTTTATCAGGACGGCACCGAGCCCGCCTATAAGCCCAAGGCCACTGTGCCTACCGTTCTGGACGCTGTCCGCTACGGTATTCAACGCGAGATTCGCAAGCGTGTTGTCTCTTCTTTGCGGAAGGACATCCTTGGCGAGGCCGATTGTCTGCGCGCCATGCAGGAGAAGGACAGTGCCGTTCTGACTCCTCTCGATGAGCGCACGCAACCGATTCTGGGCTGAGGTTTTGACGAGTATCTACTACAAACACACACTTTGCTGCATTTTAGGACACCAGCGAGTTTCACCGGTTTGACATTTCTTCATTTTGGAAAAGGTTCTTTTGGAAGGGTTTTATTTTTTCATTCTTCTTGTTAGGGATTGGGTTTTGTTCCCCCCCTGGCGTAAAATTGTGATACCATAGGCGCTATCAACAACGAAGATCACGACTAGAGTCGGAAGTTAGATAACAGGTTTTATTGTCGGCAAGCTGGAATACATGATACACAGGCGCATTTAGACGCCGagttttttcttcttccttgtCCAAGACTTTAACTCCATCATTCCCGCCGTCTTTTCCCTGATTCTGTCTGTACACACTTATGAGGTGAGGCCCTAGCAGGATTAGTCTGCTAATGTCGCCGGTTCCTGACCATGGAGCAATCAATAACACCTGTGAGTTTCCAGGCACCAATCAATAGTTGCAAAGAGCCAAGCAAGTTGAGCGACGAGGGTTTTGTTGACTTGCGCAGTAGCCGTACGCAGTAAGTATCGGCGCCCCCTCTCCCAGACGGAGTAAGTGATCGCCATTGGTTCGCAGCATTCCCTCAACCGTATCAAGGCGGGATGTTGATGCCGAAGGGGAATACATTGCTACCCGTTtgggccgatgccgaggctgCAAAACGCCGTCATTTTGCGGCCTGGCGCCGCGCCGTTCTCCTGCAGGGCTTGGCCAAGGCcaccggccggcggcgtccaaGTACGAATATGATGCTAGTGCAACCCCCCCTGTTCGCTCAATGTTTTTGTTGCGCCGCATGCAAGCCGAACCGAATTCCCGTTGCTGCGCAGCTCCTCTAACTTAACCAGCATCTCCGGCCTCAACATCGAGGAAGTTGATGGTGTCGACCGTAGCTTGCCCCCCCACTCTTCCCTTCCTGCATGGTCCGATTGTTGGTTACGGCTACCATCGCAGCGGATTTCCCTGTGTCTCTGTGGATAAGGTGGATTCACAGGTTGGCGACGGGGGCGAGGAGCAGAATGAGGAGGTTCCCTAAGTTCTTCCAATCATCCATGTCTGTTATGTACACACTCCTCTCCGTCCCCATCTCCAccggcttctcctcctcgacctcgggcatcctcctcctggcGTTTCTTCCCCGCCTCCGCACCCTCGCTCGAGGCACACCCTGCCAGTTGGTTACGTGCGTCGAGTCGGGCTGGAGGTCGCAATTGCAACTGTAGTGAGTCTGGGAAGGTGAAACTTCCCCACTGCGAGGAGGCAGCCCATGGCGCGGCATCAACGGCTTCCTGGCGCCTCTGGCGGTCTGTCATGGCCTCCTTCGCGCTACAACCGAGGGAAAACCCGGGGATGTTGTCTCGGTCGATTCTCAGCCAGCCCTTCCAGGCAGCCGTCACATCTCCGGCACCGAGAGCACCAATGACTATGGTCCCCCACCACTCGCGGCCGTTGCTTTCGTGATCGCCATAGAGCATCCaatcctcggccgccgtgaCAAGCTGCCTGACCTGGTCCGGACCCAtcccggcgccgccatcgccgcgtGGGCCGTGGATGGCGTCACAGGCCGGGCGGTGCACGTAGACGTGACGGATGCTCTCCGGGCTGCAAACGAGACGTGTTGCATCGAAGCGATGCTCTGTGTCGAGTACCAGCACCGTCTTATTAAGAGGCGGTGACACGAGGGTTGAAATGAGTGTGTAGATGAGCGGAAGACGCCGGCCAGTTATGGCCAGTGGCGCTAAGTTTGTTGCCCGAAAGTTGCGCGCGACGATGATGTCCAGGCCAGGGATGGGATATGCCTTGATATGCTTTGTCTTGCTGGACGATGCATTGGGGTTGACTGCCGCGCGAAGGGCATTCAGAATCTGGGGCGATTGCAAGTTAGTAACAATCAGCAAATGTAGGACCTATGAGTCGGTTCGTCGGGGAGAAAAAGATAAAAAgagttggcggcggtggtggcggtgatgatggtgatgatgataagGCTATTGACAAGGACTGAGGATGGAGAAAACAGATTCCGTCGCGGTTCGGTCCACGGACC
Encoded proteins:
- a CDS encoding Putative short-chain dehydrogenase/reductase SDR, NAD(P)-binding domain superfamily gives rise to the protein MAAPTNLLAGKTAIITGGTTGIGKAIALEYIKQGANVVVNHLGLDKDQPHLDALIADAAAAKQANPNAGRLADQVGDVREPETAAKLVARAVEHSGNGRLDICVSNAGICTFAEFLELTPDLFTKTVRTNLDGAFYVVQAAARQMSQQSPAGGSIIGISSISALVGGGQQTHYTPTKAGVLSLMQSTAVALGKYKIRCNALLPGTIKTQLNEEDLADDAKRAYTEGRIPLGRTGVPSDLAGPAVFLACEYLSGYVTGAQLLVDGGLFVNLQ
- a CDS encoding Putative HAD-superfamily hydrolase, subfamily IIA, HAD superfamily; translated protein: MAPNHRASSTGSFIENIVAARKQLDSMALSTPDSSLDGSDGSPGGSAGSSALGSPAGALSPVTPTLDAPVADSFAFAFDIDGVLIRGGRAIPEAVEAMKVLNGENEYGIQIPYIFLTNGGGKTEEERCGDLSKQMEIEISPAQFICGHTPMREMAERFNTVLVVGGEGEKCRQVAEGYGFKDVITPGDIIKHNSATTPFRKLTQDELTNSRERDFTDVTIEAIFVFADSRDWAGDIQIMLDLAMSKGGKIGTLSDTLDEGPPIYFSHNDIVWSAAHDNVRLGMGALRRMLEVIFKDVTKKKGKLHTHAFGKPQVSTFEFATRLLQQWRRQQHGLDAPPDTVYFVGDTPESDIRGTNLYNEHADNEWHSILVKTGVYQDGTEPAYKPKATVPTVLDAVRYGIQREIRKRVVSSLRKDILGEADCLRAMQEKDSAVLTPLDERTQPILG